One part of the Pedosphaera parvula Ellin514 genome encodes these proteins:
- a CDS encoding 3-keto-disaccharide hydrolase, protein MKIKSFAAITLGAALFLQAAATFAADSERGFKSIFNGKDLSGWDGSPDLWSVKDGVITGQTTPEHPAKENTFLIYTNGTVTDFELRCKFKLVPGDAKGFANSGVQYRSKVVKPSYWVISGYQADMEAGPTYSGILYEEKARGILAKRGERVVITPEGKVTVTGSVGDSKEIEAGIKKGDWNDYTILAKGNHLQHFINGKQTIDVTDEQEAKAAKSGVLALQIHAGPPMMVQFKDLKLRTIE, encoded by the coding sequence ATGAAAATAAAATCATTCGCAGCAATTACATTGGGCGCCGCCCTCTTCCTGCAGGCTGCGGCAACGTTCGCAGCCGATTCCGAAAGGGGTTTTAAATCCATCTTCAACGGCAAGGATCTTTCCGGTTGGGATGGCAGCCCCGATTTGTGGTCGGTCAAGGACGGTGTCATCACCGGTCAGACCACTCCGGAACATCCCGCCAAGGAAAACACGTTTTTGATCTATACGAATGGCACCGTGACGGACTTTGAACTGCGCTGCAAATTTAAACTGGTTCCTGGTGATGCCAAAGGCTTCGCAAACTCCGGTGTTCAATATCGTAGCAAGGTTGTAAAACCCAGTTACTGGGTTATTTCCGGCTATCAGGCCGACATGGAAGCCGGCCCGACTTATTCCGGCATCCTTTACGAAGAAAAAGCCCGCGGTATTTTGGCCAAACGCGGCGAAAGAGTTGTGATCACCCCCGAAGGCAAAGTCACCGTGACCGGCTCAGTGGGCGATTCCAAGGAAATCGAGGCTGGCATCAAAAAGGGTGACTGGAATGACTACACGATTCTCGCCAAAGGCAATCACCTGCAACATTTCATCAATGGCAAACAAACCATTGATGTCACGGACGAACAGGAAGCCAAAGCGGCCAAATCAGGAGTTCTGGCACTTCAAATCCATGCTGGTCCTCCGATGATGGTGCAATTTAAAGACCTCAAGCTCAGAACTATCGAATAA
- a CDS encoding sugar phosphate isomerase/epimerase family protein, which produces MRFGINTFLFTSPFTNDSTKLFKQFKKWGFDSIEIPVEDPSHIDPAHVKAELDKHGLVCGSVCACMGPDRDLRGTPENQETGLKYMMTLIDQMVVLDCPSLIGPVYSAVGRADAVPPNEYKVQWKTVVRHLKTLSKYAQKNGRQVCLEPLNRFETDFINTCDQALQMIQDVNNPALKLHLDTFHMNIEEKYQADAIKKAGKLLGHFHACGSDRGTPGNDHLDWKPIVAALKSIKYDGDVVIESFTTDVKVIARAAAIWRRIEPTQDEIAVKGLKFLKKAFNK; this is translated from the coding sequence ATGAGATTCGGCATCAATACTTTTCTGTTTACCTCGCCCTTCACCAACGACAGCACCAAATTGTTCAAACAATTCAAGAAGTGGGGTTTTGATAGCATTGAAATTCCCGTTGAAGATCCATCCCACATCGACCCCGCTCACGTGAAGGCTGAACTGGACAAGCACGGCCTCGTCTGCGGTTCTGTTTGCGCCTGCATGGGTCCTGACCGCGACCTGCGCGGGACGCCTGAGAATCAGGAGACCGGTCTCAAATACATGATGACTCTCATCGACCAGATGGTCGTGCTCGATTGCCCTTCCTTGATCGGCCCGGTTTATTCCGCCGTGGGTCGCGCTGACGCCGTTCCTCCCAACGAATACAAGGTCCAATGGAAAACTGTCGTTCGTCATCTCAAGACGCTTTCCAAATACGCCCAAAAAAACGGCCGTCAGGTCTGCCTCGAACCACTCAACCGCTTTGAGACCGATTTCATCAACACCTGCGATCAGGCTCTCCAGATGATCCAGGATGTAAATAATCCTGCTTTGAAGCTTCACCTCGACACCTTCCACATGAACATCGAGGAAAAGTACCAGGCTGATGCCATCAAGAAGGCCGGCAAGCTCCTGGGCCATTTTCATGCCTGCGGCAGTGACCGCGGCACTCCCGGCAATGACCATCTCGATTGGAAGCCTATCGTCGCCGCGCTTAAATCGATCAAATACGATGGCGATGTGGTCATTGAATCATTCACCACGGATGTGAAGGTGATTGCCCGCGCCGCCGCCATCTGGCGTCGCATCGAACCCACTCAGGATGAAATCGCGGTCAAGGGACTTAAGTTCCTCAAAAAGGCTTTCAATAAGTAA